The window GATCAAGATCTGCTAAAAAAAAGTCATACTACTACTTAAgataaaatttggaaaactgtatatattttcaaaaatttatatcatcttcgtcccttaaaaattgaattattttcatttgggGTGTTCcttaaaattgataattagtattttaaaaagtagaccccacaatccattaactctattttaattttttttctcttcatcttttttactttgctcattttttcttcttttctcttattttaccaattctctcttattttttacaaattttacatttaaacccaaattgtttaaaaaatttctaattttcaaGGATGGCGataagtaaattttaaaatgttttcaaagttcatgaaaaaatatccTTACTCAACTCAAATTTAGGATATTTGAAACCAATATACTTCCATCTGTCTCATGCTACtcgcactttttattttaggccGTACATTTAGAATTgatttttagtgtaattaaattaaaattataagtgTAACGTGACATCACTTAATAAAGAAGCTTTTAACTTAATCaaatgtattaattaaatacattaattctaaattaaattataaatagtgtaaatagtttttgacgagttaaaataaaagagcGCAAGTAACACGgggagtactaaataaatgatttagaAGTACTATTTGTGTAAGGGAGGTGTATACCGAGGAAAGAGTTACTACTAACAATAATGAAGAAGTAGAATTTGTGATGCGTGGGCCCCACATAAGGTCTCCGGCGTGTGTGAAGAGGTTGGCGCCCCAAGGCATATTGCAACGGACAACTCACCGGTAagaagatagagagagagttaatgcgctttattatatacatacaCACCCCCTATACGTATACATTTTATACAAAATCTATCTTTGTTGGGGAAAAtacatttgataaaatttgcCACAAATATAGGCAATCCATAATAATTACTTTTCATAAATAGGTGAAATACACATCGGATTCAAATAAAAAGCCAATCAACAATAATTGGTATTTGCTGGAGTATATATACAGCTATGAAAAGGTTAATGCGACAATACTAAGATACGTACAGATATTAAGTGCCTTTAATTTAAACCAGGAgtaaatgtttaattattcaatattataaattagaaaaaaaatgaattagagagagaagggtGAAGCCAATTAATACTTGGAAGAGGTATATAAAAGGGGGTGTGAGGCAGAGCATTTCTTCTTACCATTTTCCTCTCTTGGAATGAGAGCTCTTTCATTACTACATCACTGAAACTATTCcatttctctcttcctcttcaCATCTAGCCAGCCATGGGTGGTGATAAATCACTCAGTCTTCAAGAAATCAAGAATGAGACTGTTGATCTGGTATAAACTCTCTTCGATTCTCAATTTTGccttttcaattgatttaattggaATAAGATCTGCTCTGTCtagctttttttttaatttctcgaTTCGGATTGTTGCTTGCTGCATAAAGtgttgttttggttttttcatttgattccTTTTCTGCGTAAATAGAATCGATTGTTTAGGGGAATTCTAAaggttttttaattttcaccaTTAGATTTAGATAGATGCTTTGCTTCATcttccacacacacacacacacacatataaacGCCGTGCCATggttttcatcatttttcagTTTCCCATCGTTTTCGCCCTCTCGCTTTTTTCTGTCAAAAATTTGTACTTATTCACatagtctctctctctctctctctcacacacacatatagtCAAAGttgtaagaatcctaaaaaaatttgtgtaaAAAGGATGAGAAAGAAATAGAGCTAAAAAACGTATATGTGAATATATTCTTATGCAAGCACATGTAGCTGCTGGCCGATCTTTATCGGCctaacactattttttttctttttttgggaTCAATTgcgtttaatttattttatgataacAATTTGAGTAATTCTAAAGGATGCTCTGTTTATGAAAATTGGAAAAGCCACTTTTGTAGAATCCATATTTCACTAGAGTTAGGCCGTGTTTGGCTTTGAAGTTTGGTATATATTGCTTAATTTAATCTCTACAAGTCATACTAtgttttctatataaatatgggGTAATTAGTGATTGATGTgtgtgaaaattaattttagtatagCTACTTTTTCCGTGGTACGTTTCACCTCACGATTTTTTCGTTTTGGGAAACGCTACCTTTTGTAAgtatatttcttaattctgGGTACCTTTTTTTCATGTAATAGTGTGCCCTTACTCACGGACTAGGagacaaaattatttaattttaatgtttttatttataaatgattaaattcgTTTATGACCCTAGATTCCTTGAGTATTTTTTCTACTACTAAAAACTAAATTGAGGAGTTTCATCATCCCCTAAATTCCAAAAGTGTGGGCCCATGTGAAAGTGGCACCCGCTAAACTGTATTGTTATTGGCTGCGTAACGAAGGCCATTCTTTGCGGATTTGGGTGGGCCCCAAACACGTTCTTTAGAAAGTCAATGGTTATATAGTCCATGTATCTTGGGCCCACATGACCGTTTGTACTATTTCATGTGAATGAACAGTTTGGCCACATTGGTTtgcttttttataattttatttgtttatgtgaattttttctgcaatcacacttttttttttcttcaactaaaaaggttttaatttttcaataatgaTGTCGATTGCGCCCGAGCTAAGTCAGCTCTCTTTGTTGATTGTTGacattaatgttttttttcttgtggGCTTGTTGGAAAATGGGATTAAAGATATTTAAAAGTCagcttttttatttaatgagaTGGGATAGTCACAGATGTATTAAagataaatgataataaagtacttactgTTGATGGATTATGGTAACATGAAAGTTGAGTTGACTagaaatgatttattttttagtagtaaatgaaaatgacaacTACGAAGAACAATTGGAGAGCTGGTGATTGTTAAGATTATCAACTGGtgttaattatttgaataatagtagtatttgagAGTAGATTCATCTTTATATTCAATAGTAGTATCAAAATTGACCTGATTTAAGATTATGAAGTCTTTATTGCAACCATGTAATAATTTAACAAGCCAGAAGAAGGAGAGAGCTGGTAATCAGTTTTAATGATGCATTATTCTTTTTACATTGTCATGATCAATTTAATCCATGCATATTATTATAgccaaaaatttgatatatagtTCATGTCCAGAACTGaccttttttttccttgttcAAATAACAGGAGAAAGTCCCAATTGAGGAAGTGTTTGAGCAACTGAAATGCACCAGGGAGGGACTGAGTACCGCCGAAGGGGAGAACAGGCTTCAAATTTTTGGCCCCAACAAGTTGGAAGAGAAGAAGGTATACACCAGTTTCTTGCCTCTTTGATGATTTAAACATTGCATGAGACAACATCATGATTTCGAATAATGTGGTACAGGAAAGCAAATTTCTCAAGTTCCTTGGTTTCATGTGGAATCCACTCTCTTGGGTCATGGAGGCTGCCGCTATCATGGCCATTGCGCTGGCTAATGGAGGCGGAAAGCCCCCAGATTGGCAGGATTTCGTTGGTATTGTTTGCCTGCTTGTTATCAACTCTACTATAAGTTTCATCGAGGAGAACAATGCAGGAAACGCTGCTGCAGCCCTTATGGCTGGTCTTGCTCCCAAAACAAAGGTATAATAATATTCATGAACAATAACGACCTAGTTAATAAGTTACGGTTTCTTGTGATTAACAATACGTATCTGTTTAAAACCAGGTTCTCAGGGATGGTCGATGGAGTGAGCAGGAAGCTGCTATTCTGGTACCTGGAGACATTATCAGCATCAAGCTGGGAGATATTGTCCCTGCTGATGCTCGTCTTCTTGAAGGCGATCCTTTAAAGATTGACCAGTCTGCTCTCACAGGAGAATCCCTTCCAGTGACCAAGAACGCGTATGATGAAGTTTTCTCTGGCTCGACCTGCAAACAGGGTGAACTAGAAGCAGTAGTTATTGCCACCGGTGTTCACACTTTCTTTGGAAAGGCGGCACATCTAGTGGACAGCACCAACCAGGTGGGACACTTTCAGAAAGTGCTCACTGCAATCGGTAACTTCTGTATCTGCTCCATTGCTGTTGGTATGGTGGCCGAGATCATAGTGATGTACCCAATCCAGCGCAGACCATACAGAAAGGGGATAGATAACCTCCTTGTTCTTTTGATCGGAGGTATTCCCATTGCTATGCCCACTGTCTTGTCTGTCACCATGGCTATTGGATCCCACAGGCTATCGCAGCAGGGCGCTATCACCAAGAGAATGACTGCTATTGAGGAAATGGCTGGGATGGATGTCTTGTGTAGTGACAAGACTGGAACTTTGACCCTGAACAAATTGACTGTTGATAAATCCTTGATCGAGGTCTTCACAAAGGGTGTGGACCCCGAGCACGTGCTACTCCTCGCTGCAAGGGCATCCAGAACTGAAAACCAAGATGCTATTGATGCTGCCATTGTTGGTACACTTGCTGATCCAAAAGAGGTAACCtaaatttcttcatttcttcatATATAAACTTAAATGTCAAAGTCCATAAAGTTCTTATTTTATACGAACTTGATTATTAGGCAAGAGCTGGTATCAAAGAGGTTCACTTCTTCCCTTTCAACCCTGTGGACAAAAGGACTGCTTTGACATACATTGACAACCAAGGGAACTGGCACAGAGCTAGCAAGGGAGCTCCCGAACAGGTCTGCTTGATAAGTCATCTCCAGTAACTTATAAATAATCTTGTAACAGTACTAACTGCTCTTCCTCGCTATCAGATTTTGACCCTGTGCAACTGCAGAGAAGACTTAAAGAAAAAGGTTCACAGTGTTATCGATAAATTTGCTGAGCGTGGACTCCGGTCTTTGGCTGTTGCCAGACAGGTCCGATATCAATAGAGTTCATTCAGACTTTCCTTTTCCTCCATTTACATGTTAACCCTCTCAAGACTCCCGATTTCTCAATAATTGTCTCATGTTTTCAGGAAGTTCCAGAGAAATCGAAGGATGCCCCCGGTGGTCCATGGCAATTTATTGGACTCTTATCCCTTTTTGATCCTCCCAGACATGACAGTGCTGAGACCATCCGCAGAGCTCTTAACCTCGGTGTTAATGTTAAAATGATTACAGGTAAATTTATCGTCATGATATGGTGGCCTTAAAACTAATGACACTTCTGAGTTCATCCTATAATAtactttcttgtttttttcaaattctagGTGACCAACTTGCCATTGGTAAGGAGACTGGCCGTAGACTTGGTATGGGAGTAAATATGTATCCATCTGCTTCTTTACTGGGTAATCACAAGGATGAGTCTATAGCCCACCTTCCTGTTGAAGAACTGATTGAGAAGGCAGATGGTTTTGCCGGGGTCTTCCCAGGTGGGTTTTTTTCCCCCATTTACATCATATTGTATCAAAGTTCTCTAGCTTTTTCGATAAGGGATGAAAATTCACATTCTTTTTTGTTGCCATACAGAGCACAAATACGAAATCGTGAAGAAACTGCAGGAGAGAAAGCATATTGTTGGAATGACAGGCGATGGTGTAAACGATGCCCCTGCTTTGAAGAAGGCAGATATCGGAATTGCTGTTGCTGACGCTACTGATGCCGCAAGAAGTGCATCTGACATTGTGCTAACTGAACCTGGGCTTAGTGTTATCATTAGTGCAGTGCTGACCAGCAGAGCTATCTTCCAGAGAATGAAGAACTATACAGTgagtttatttttcatatattgtCTACCTTTTCGCTGCACTTTTTGAAGTTAAGCTGTGATTAAGGCGATGCGTTTTCTGTTTTCCAGATATATGCAGTGTCCATCACCATCCGTATTGTGGTACGTTGATTGTACTACTTAAACACAGAAAATTCTTTTGCCTTCATTCTTTGCAGAGATTAATTCCTTTAgttattctttctttctttctttgcaGTTTGGCTTCATGTTCCTTGCATTGATTTGGAAGTTTGATTTCTCCCCCTTCATGGTTTTGATCATTGCCATTCTGAATGATGGTAAGATTCAGTCAATTTATGTGTAATTTTGCATTTACAATTTACATTCCCACTTTTCATAGTGTAATGAATATATGGTTCCCATGGATACAGGTACAATTATGACCATCTCTAAGGATAGAGTGAAGCCATCTCCGTTGCCTGATAGCTGGAAGTTAAAAGAGATTTTTGCCACTGGCATAGTTCTTGGAGGCTATCTTGCTCTAATGACTGTCATTTTCTTTTGGCTGATCTACAAAACCGACTTTTTCCCAGTATGTATCCAACCAAGGAACTTAGTTCTATTCTTTATCTCCTCTTTATGAAGATTTTGCAGGCAAACCTCACCACCTAAACTAATTTGCAGGACAAATTTGGAGTCAGAACTATCAGAGATAGCGAGGAAGAAATGATGGCTGCTGTATACTTGCAAGTGAGTATTGTTAGCCAAGCCCTTATCTTCGTGACTAGATCCCGCAGCTGGTCGTTTGTGGAACGCCCTGGACTTCTTCTCTTGGTTGCTTTCGCGATTGCTCAACTGGTAAAATACGTAAACCTTTCTCATTAAATAGTTGCGCATCTTCTTTTATCCTTCCTCTAAAAACTTTGCCTTTTATCAGATTGCAACTCTGATAGCTGTGTATGCCAACTGGGGCTTTGCAAGAATTAGAGGGTGTGGTTGGGGATGGGCTGGTGTTATCTGGATTTACAGCATTGTCTTTTACGTGCCCCTCGACTTGATGAAGTTCGCCATCCGTTACGTCTTGAGTGGAAAGGCGTGGCAAAACCTGTATGACAACAAGGTATGCATATATTTCTTGTGTGCAGTCTGAAAGTAACTTATCTTCCCTTcattgtataaaattaatgctgatctcgttggaatcagACTGCGTTCACGACCAAGAAAGACTTtggaaaagaagagagagaagctcAATGGGCTCATGCTCAGAGAACTCTGCATGGACTTCAAACACCAGAATCTAACAACATCTTGAACGAGAAGAGCAGCTACCGCGAGTTGTCAGAAATCGCAGAACAGGCTAAGAGGAGAGCCGAGATTGCAAGGTACTAAAAACTAAACTTTTAGTTGAATGCATTATTAATCCTATGTTTTCCGCCCAAACTCGAAGATGAGCTTAATTTGTATGCCATTATTCCACAGGCTGCGCGAGCTGCATACACTAAAGGGCCACGTTGAATCTGTTGTGAAGCTAAAGGGGCTCGACATTGAGACAATCCAGCAGCATTACACTGTCTAGACAAACGCCTAATGAAATCACCGTGAGGAGCTGTTCTGGGGGCAAGAGAGTATTTTCGAAGAACAGACGATAACCTTTTAGATAAAACTGTTCTTGAGAGGAACAGGATGCCTAATTACTCATTATTTCTTCTGTTTCTTGTTTCTTAATATAATGCCAGTTAAGCTGCCCTAGAAAATGGGCTGATCTTCAACTCTTTTATGAGTACAATGGCATCTCCCTGttacaaattttcataattcagGATCTTCTATTTTTCCATCTTCACTCTCTAGCTTTCATATTTATCTTTGCTAATTTATAATGGTCCTTCACTCATGTGCATGTTGTAAGATTCAAGAATGTTGTTTTAATGAAACAAGAAGTTTCGACCAGAAGTCTGTTTAAGAGTGAAATATGTACATAGGAACACCAAAATCGAACAATGTATTGTGACTCTCGAGCCACATCTAGGTTCAGTTGGTGGTTTTAGTATTCATCGTCGTCTTGTCTTGATCTGAATAATCTCCTAATAAATGCGGAAGCTGCACCGAGAATAATGAAGAGAAGGAAAAGGTCGAAACCCCCTCCAACGCCAACAGCAATGCCTGGAGCTGGAGCGAAGAATGAGAAGGGAGACCAGCCCCATCCGCCATAATATGGCACACCAAAGCCGTAGCCATACCCACCCACTAGAGGAGGCGCAACTGGAGGGTTCACATATATATTCGTCCTGCAAACATTAAAGTTTTAAGTCGCCAGCCAGCCGTCATAGCGCATTGCTCCTCCATTCTATAAACGTCGTGTAGTACATTGATAATAATGAcggaaaaattccaaatttcacAAGTACTATTATTTCAACCTTCATAAATTAGCTATCCAAAAGTAAGTcggaaacaaaataaattactctTCCTTCCAAGTTTTTTAATCATCTTTTTCGTTAGTTGAgagttaattattttctacaaaatattgctaactatttgTTACTGGTAGCTATGTCAACAACCTTGTTACATATGTCAAAACAATGACATTTGTATGTCAATTAATGTctttttgttgacattaaaaaagaGCAAGAAGAGTTGGCATacaaatatgtataaaaagaCATTTGTATGTCAACAAATTCGCGTGACAGCTATAACAAAGCTGCTAGACATAATTAGCCGTTAGCAACTtatcacattttctttcttacttaacactttaaacatcaatttttttaataattgcgTGCAAATAAATGCCTTTTAACTATCTTGGGACGAAGAGAATTCTGCTATCAAGAACGGATAAATTACCTTGAAGTGTTGGGTCTTGGGGCAGATACTCGTGGCGCCGATGGGCGAAAAGCTTGGCCACCAACCCTGCCACCAGTTttagcggcggcggcgggatCAACAGATCCGAGTGTCAATACCCCAGCCGCCATGGCAGCCAAAGCCAGCTTGGAGAGCTGATTCTCACTAATCCTGCCATGTATGATAAGATTGAAGAAGTAGATGatggaagaaaagaaattcaaGTGTGTGGAATTAGTAAAGTAATTACCTTGTGGAATCATTATTGGTGCGGTCCCCTTCAGCGCGCCGACAGGATATGGAGAAGTGCTTTCCGGCAGCTGGGAGGATGCTTGGTGTTGCTTGTCTCAGTGTGAAAGGGTTTGAGAGGGAGATTAAAGCAACTGACATTATTGGCCACTTATCAGCTGTTAGACTGTGTTTGTGGATTTGGAATAAACTCTTCCTATTCCTCTTCTAGCACACTCTGAggattgatgattttttggGGCTCTTCAATCGCTAACACACGATCCCGAATGCTGACACGTGGACTCATGAGGAGttccaaatataattaactCCACTCATTTAATCGCTTCAATTTCCTAACCCAAAATCTTACCGCATCTCGTCTCTCCACTTTAAATCTTCGATTAACGCCCGGCTTTGATCACCCGCAATTTTTCCTACTTCATCcttcactaaaataaaatataatagatattttatgtttgcgAGGGGTAGAGTAGGAAAAGTTATAGGTAATCCAAGGTGATTAACATCGGGGTGCACTAACATCATTTCGCGAGCACATACTCCTTCGGGCAACGACATGCACTGCCACCATTAACTTCAGGAAGATCTAATTGAACACATCACATTGAAGGATATTTGACAATGAGTAgctaatttcacaaaattatgtattttatcgcttaataaattgtaattttagcatttcaattatgaaatttgactgtcttattagttttatatttagtaaaatattattttttaatattaagtGTTTTAGGTGCTTTTATGATAGTTAAATTTGATTcatgtgttgacatttgaaAGTAATTACTCTCCATTTCGATTGATGTTTGGATCCCATTGTCGAGTATGTATGGTTGCTTTGTGGCTTAATCCGAGGTTAATCGCTTTGTGAAGGTATGCCCGGAGTGTGGTGTAGCTAGTGGTGGAGTTTAATGTAAATGACTGCTAAGATAAAGCAGCCAAAAGagaccgagactcctaaagtggtccggaggaagtataaaactaatgttgttttaaaaataagatccacatcccaccaactttttaactcacttttcattacattttttaaaacccgtgccgggtcaaagtgtgcCAATAT is drawn from Salvia hispanica cultivar TCC Black 2014 chromosome 6, UniMelb_Shisp_WGS_1.0, whole genome shotgun sequence and contains these coding sequences:
- the LOC125194370 gene encoding uncharacterized protein LOC125194370, which translates into the protein MSVALISLSNPFTLRQATPSILPAAGKHFSISCRRAEGDRTNNDSTRISENQLSKLALAAMAAGVLTLGSVDPAAAAKTGGRVGGQAFRPSAPRVSAPRPNTSRTNIYVNPPVAPPLVGGYGYGFGVPYYGGWGWSPFSFFAPAPGIAVGVGGGFDLFLLFIILGAASAFIRRLFRSRQDDDEY
- the LOC125194369 gene encoding plasma membrane ATPase 4-like, which codes for MGGDKSLSLQEIKNETVDLEKVPIEEVFEQLKCTREGLSTAEGENRLQIFGPNKLEEKKESKFLKFLGFMWNPLSWVMEAAAIMAIALANGGGKPPDWQDFVGIVCLLVINSTISFIEENNAGNAAAALMAGLAPKTKVLRDGRWSEQEAAILVPGDIISIKLGDIVPADARLLEGDPLKIDQSALTGESLPVTKNAYDEVFSGSTCKQGELEAVVIATGVHTFFGKAAHLVDSTNQVGHFQKVLTAIGNFCICSIAVGMVAEIIVMYPIQRRPYRKGIDNLLVLLIGGIPIAMPTVLSVTMAIGSHRLSQQGAITKRMTAIEEMAGMDVLCSDKTGTLTLNKLTVDKSLIEVFTKGVDPEHVLLLAARASRTENQDAIDAAIVGTLADPKEARAGIKEVHFFPFNPVDKRTALTYIDNQGNWHRASKGAPEQILTLCNCREDLKKKVHSVIDKFAERGLRSLAVARQEVPEKSKDAPGGPWQFIGLLSLFDPPRHDSAETIRRALNLGVNVKMITGDQLAIGKETGRRLGMGVNMYPSASLLGNHKDESIAHLPVEELIEKADGFAGVFPEHKYEIVKKLQERKHIVGMTGDGVNDAPALKKADIGIAVADATDAARSASDIVLTEPGLSVIISAVLTSRAIFQRMKNYTIYAVSITIRIVFGFMFLALIWKFDFSPFMVLIIAILNDGTIMTISKDRVKPSPLPDSWKLKEIFATGIVLGGYLALMTVIFFWLIYKTDFFPDKFGVRTIRDSEEEMMAAVYLQVSIVSQALIFVTRSRSWSFVERPGLLLLVAFAIAQLIATLIAVYANWGFARIRGCGWGWAGVIWIYSIVFYVPLDLMKFAIRYVLSGKAWQNLYDNKTAFTTKKDFGKEEREAQWAHAQRTLHGLQTPESNNILNEKSSYRELSEIAEQAKRRAEIARLRELHTLKGHVESVVKLKGLDIETIQQHYTV